The following are encoded together in the Malaya genurostris strain Urasoe2022 chromosome 3, Malgen_1.1, whole genome shotgun sequence genome:
- the LOC131436235 gene encoding uncharacterized protein LOC131436235 produces the protein MSDINDDLLNYELGDVEDPALLNEDDLLLSDDESGLRLDQHEEEFLLGESEDWVAKQLAAKEKEKENALQPQQQQQESEKSVSNKKQIASVSTGVVLPSSVSSREVSVLKRPTTRRSGTPKSCEESLAPILAVETKKEVPAPRYTQVTELVLPKTEAYNPPAFVKEEPPSSEESFIPASTETESITTDTITEISSISGSTLATETASATSLVTDSSVSQTDSEVFCSKQNYQTEDEINAAISQRDVPKIILPGSEIKISQANTDKSTSQLCDTTSSEDVLDLYVTNQDREPEFSYDTDESTEKRDWKNEAKHMDGGNKAASMLREQQHPQQHRHLSNRPNNFKHSGDSGSSGNEQQHFAPLGMPPHPGGPNFGPGPFRGGMRPRFPPRPGFPGDMNNFRNNRMNFPMGGRPPYPPRGPPFDHMMRPGMIRPGDRPPFDPMRGGPRMNPGGPMFRPNGPGGPPAPGGPPYGGVPIGGQAGGPSIPSAGPPGPLGSMPPLQQTPLLNFDTAPLAAATVPAIPAAPVLPRKVLINPNFKGGVEAATSQMMRDALSSQQFLASINNRQVSDEELLRQQEEFINKNRIEVEKRRFERSPSRERDRERDRDRDRERERERERERERERERERERERERERERERDRDRERERGRSRERDRERDRERDRDREHRERSRERSRSPRRHRALSRDRDMNRGTRRNFPSRRHGSRDRDDDSRYPKRRKSSDYGENRNNNDKKDDDDDPEIKAYRLEIEKQKAIREKILKDKEMRRKQAAEENKKNKSSDSRSEEPTPKFTPIVVTEKKIISLKKKSDSSLSSDKTSERHSSSNHESSSRKPSLPTEHSKKTLSLSSTSSLSTQIENDSRKPSSFAPAPTPVASRTPSPPKRKIIDNRDELDLFPDEYEEELLREPTPSPPREKPYTNTSSNTGSSSTNRGDSGFSSSNRRIVLKPVSGSDSRHSDRDKPHTKKLRVFDRLDKRIGVNDADKRKLQRLVKDN, from the exons TGACGACTTGCTCAACTACGAGCTAGGAGATGTCGAGGATCCGGCCCTACTGAACGAAGACGATCTGCTGCTCTCGGACGATG AGAGCGGTCTAAGATTGGATCAGCATGAGGAAGAATTCCTGCTGGGAGAATCGGAGGATTGGGTTGCAAAACAACTTGCGGCCAAagagaaagagaaagaaaatGCACTACAaccacagcagcagcaacaagaaTCAGAAAAATcagtcagcaacaaaaaacaaataGCATCTGTATCGACCGGTGTGGTGCTTCCTTCGTCTGTCTCAAGCCGGGAGGTTTCGGTCCTAAAAAGACCAACAACGCGTCGTAGTGGAACGCCCAAAAGCTGCGAGGAGTCTCTGGCTCCTATTCTTGCTGTAGAAACTAAAAAAGAAGTACCAGCACCTCGTTACACACAGGTGACGGAATTAGTGCTTCCCAAGACAGAAGCTTACAATCCGCCTGCATTTGTCAAAGAAGAGCCTCCCTCCAGCGAGGAATCTTTCATTCCTGCCTCTACAGAAACCGAATCTATAACCAcggataccatcactgaaatatCATCCATTTCCGGTTCAACACTGGCAACCGAAACAGCATCCGCAACGTCTCTAGTAACCGATTCATCGGTTTCGCAAACAgactcggaggttttttgttcaaaaCAAAATTATCAAACGGAGGATGAAATCAATGCGGCAATTTCGCAACGGGATGTGCCGAAAATTATTCTTCCTGGAAGCGAAATCAAAATATCACAagccaatacagataaatctaccAGTCAGCTTTGTGATACTACCTCATCGGAAGATGTTCTGGATTTGTACGTTACGAACCAGGATCGAGAGCCTGAATTTTCATATGATACAGACGAATCCACCGAGAAACGGGACTGGAAAAACGAAGCTAAGCACATGGACGGAGGTAATAAGGCCGCATCGATGCTGCGAGAACAACAGCATCCACAACAGCATCGTCATCTCTCCAATAGACCAAACAATTTCAAACATTCCGGTGATTCCGGATCATCTGGCAACGAACAGCAACATTTCGCTCCCCTTGGGATGCCTCCTCATCCTGGCGGTCCAAACTTCGGACCCGGTCCATTTCGCGGTGGTATGCGACCAAGGTTTCCGCCTCGTCCAGGCTTCCCTGGAGACATGAATAACTTCCGCAATAACCGAATGAATTTCCCAATGGGAGGTCGACCTCCCTATCCTCCTCGGGGACCTCCTTTCGATCACATGATGCGACCGGGCATGATTCGTCCTGGTGATCGTCCACCATTCGATCCGATGCGAGGGGGACCTAGAATGAATCCTGGTGGACCTATGTTCCGCCCGAATGGTCCCGGTGGGCCACCAGCACCAGGAGGACCGCCTTACGGGGGTGTTCCTATCGGTGGCCAAGCAGGTGGACCGTCAATACCTTCCGCTGGACCACCTGGTCCATTGGGCTCCATGCCACCACTTCAGCAGACGCCGCTTCTGAATTTTGACACTGCACCGTTGGCAGCAGCAACAGTACCGGCGATACCGGCGGCTCCTGTGTTACCGAGAAAGGTGCTAATAAATCCAAATTTCAAAGGAGGTGTCGAGGCGGCGACCA GTCAAATGATGCGCGATGCACTCAGCAGCCAGCAGTTTCTGGCGAGCATCAACAATCGTCAAGTGAGCGACGAGGAACTTTTACGCCAACAGGAAgaattcatcaataaaaatcGGATCGAAGTGGAAAAACGACGTTTCGAACGGTCTCCCTCGCGGGAACGGGACCGTGAACGCGATCGTGATCGGGACcgggaacgggaacgggaacgggaacgggaacgCGAGCGCGAGCGTGAACGTGAACGTGAACGGGAACGAGAAAGGGAGCGTGAACGGGAACGCGATCGCGATCGGGAACGAGAACGTGGTCGCTCACGGGAGCGGGACCGGGAACGTGATCGCGAGAGAGACCGCGACAGGGAACATCGAGAGCGATCGAGAGAACGGTCGCGTTCCCCTCGGCGGCATCGTGCCCTTAGTCGCGATAGGGACATGAATCGGGGAACGAGACGAAATTTCCCCTCCAGGCGTCACGGAAGCCGTGATCGGGATGATGACAGTCGGTATCCGAAAAGGCGAAAGAGCAGTGACTACGGGGAGAATCGAAATAATAATGAC AAAAAAGACGATGACGATGATCCCGAGATTAAGGCGTATCGGTTGgagatcgaaaaacaaaaggcGATCCGTGAGAAAATTCTCAAAGACAAAGAGATGCGACGCAAACAAGCAGCcgaagaaaacaaaaagaatAAATCTTCG GACAGCAGATCCGAAGAACCAACTCCGAAGTTTACACCCATTGTGGTAACtgagaagaaaattatttcccTGAAAAAGAAGTCCGATTCGTCATTGAGCTCAGATAAAACTTCGGAAAGGCATTCTTCGTCCAACCACGAATCATCATCCAGGAAGCCGTCACTGCCAACCGAACACAGCAAGAAGACACTGTCGTTGTCGTCGACGTCATCGTTATCTACCCAGATCGAAAATGATTCACGTAAGCCGTCGTCATTTGCTCCGGCACCAACACCGGTGGCTTCGCGTACTCCAAGTCCTCCCAAGCGCAAGATTATCGATAATCGTGATGAGCTGGATCTGTTCCCAGACGAGTATGAGGAAGAGTTACTCCGGGAACCGACTCCGTCTCCGCCTAGAGAGAAACCTTATACCAACACTAGCAGCAACACTGGAAGTAGCAGCACTAATCGGGGGGATAGTGGATTCAGCTCCAGCAACCGTCGAATCGTGTTGAAACCGGTATCCGGGTCCGATTCACGCCACAGCGACAGGGACAAGCCACATACTAAAAAACTGAGAGTATTTGATAGACTAGATAAGCGGATAGGTGTCAATGATGCGGACAAACGCAAACTTCAAAGGTTAGTCAAGGATAATTGA